The Akkermansia muciniphila genome contains a region encoding:
- a CDS encoding YeiH family protein produces the protein MSPKHLANPLHGILLIVLFSFSAFYIADFEWVKHLSFSPLIVGIVLGMLYANSLRNHLPEPWVPGIQFCTKQVLRTGIVLYGFKLTFQSVIDIGGAALLIDAVVVTLTILLGVGLGRLLKMDRDTTLLTSIGSSICGAAAVLGAEPVVKSKPYKAAVAVSTVVIFGTISMFLYPALFRAGMLELTTEQMGLFTGATLHEVAHVVGAGNAMGQSISDSAIIVKMIRVMMLAPVLVILSIILARRDSANGTNEGKRKITIPWFAFLFLVVIGFNSLNLLPSGLVDAINTLDTFLLTMAMTALGAESSFEKFKKAGARPFLLAALLYAWLFFGGYWLVKGVTAWMA, from the coding sequence ATGTCTCCCAAACACCTCGCTAATCCGCTACACGGTATTCTGCTTATCGTCCTGTTCTCCTTTTCCGCCTTTTACATTGCGGATTTTGAATGGGTGAAACACCTTTCCTTCAGTCCGTTGATCGTCGGCATCGTGCTGGGGATGCTTTACGCCAACAGCCTGCGCAACCATCTTCCGGAACCATGGGTTCCCGGCATTCAGTTCTGCACCAAGCAGGTTCTGAGAACCGGGATTGTACTTTACGGGTTCAAGCTGACGTTCCAGAGCGTGATTGACATCGGCGGCGCGGCTCTGCTTATTGACGCGGTTGTCGTTACCCTTACCATCCTGCTGGGAGTGGGCCTGGGACGGCTCTTGAAAATGGACCGGGATACGACCCTGCTGACTTCCATCGGCAGTTCCATTTGCGGCGCCGCGGCCGTGCTGGGCGCGGAGCCCGTGGTAAAAAGCAAGCCGTACAAGGCGGCCGTGGCCGTTTCCACCGTCGTCATCTTCGGTACCATTTCCATGTTCCTGTATCCGGCCCTCTTCCGTGCCGGGATGCTGGAACTGACCACGGAACAGATGGGGCTTTTTACCGGAGCCACGCTGCATGAGGTGGCCCATGTGGTAGGCGCAGGCAACGCCATGGGACAGTCCATTTCCGATTCCGCCATCATCGTCAAGATGATCCGGGTCATGATGCTGGCTCCCGTGCTGGTCATTCTGAGCATCATCCTGGCGCGCCGGGATTCCGCCAACGGCACGAACGAGGGAAAACGTAAAATCACCATTCCCTGGTTCGCCTTCCTGTTCCTGGTCGTCATCGGCTTTAATTCCCTGAATCTGCTCCCCTCAGGATTGGTGGACGCCATCAACACCCTGGATACTTTTCTGCTGACCATGGCCATGACAGCTCTGGGCGCCGAATCCAGTTTTGAGAAATTTAAAAAAGCCGGGGCGCGGCCTTTCCTGCTGGCGGCCCTGCTTTACGCCTGGCTCTTCTTCGGGGGGTACTGGCTGGTGAAGGGCGTTACGGCCTGGATGGCCTGA
- a CDS encoding LysR substrate-binding domain-containing protein has protein sequence MITDFRLKVFETVARRLNFTRAAEELFITQPAVTRHIKELERLLDVRLFKREGRGIALTTEGARLLAHSRRILKEYETLEEDMSSGRNAPISGELSLGASSTMSQYVLPPLLALFNRHYPEIRIRLKSGNTEEMEQAVQHEAVQLGIVEGTATRTDLHYLPFMEDEIILAGGAHAAVPREGLSLPQLSGVPLIMREPGSGTRRVVEEALKAHGITTSGLNILMTLGNTESIKLYLAHSAACSFLSSLAVREELKRGDLKKIHVRQLEIRRSFHFATGHGDHSRINELFIKFCRNYYNKI, from the coding sequence ATGATTACGGATTTCCGGCTGAAAGTGTTCGAGACCGTTGCGCGGCGGCTTAACTTCACCCGCGCGGCGGAGGAGCTGTTCATTACCCAGCCGGCTGTCACCCGCCATATCAAGGAACTGGAACGTCTGCTGGACGTGCGCCTGTTCAAGAGGGAGGGCCGCGGCATCGCCCTGACGACGGAAGGCGCACGCCTGCTGGCTCATTCCCGCCGCATTCTGAAAGAATATGAAACGCTGGAGGAAGACATGTCTTCCGGCAGGAATGCCCCCATTTCCGGAGAGTTGAGCCTGGGAGCCAGCTCCACCATGTCCCAGTACGTGCTGCCTCCGCTGCTGGCCTTGTTCAACCGCCATTATCCGGAGATAAGGATACGGCTGAAAAGCGGCAATACGGAAGAAATGGAGCAGGCCGTACAGCATGAAGCCGTGCAGCTGGGCATCGTGGAAGGCACGGCAACGCGGACGGACCTGCATTACCTGCCCTTCATGGAGGATGAAATTATTCTGGCCGGAGGCGCCCACGCCGCCGTGCCGCGGGAAGGGCTTTCCCTTCCCCAGCTTTCCGGCGTTCCCCTCATCATGCGGGAGCCGGGGTCCGGAACACGCCGGGTGGTGGAGGAAGCCCTGAAGGCGCACGGAATAACTACTTCCGGTCTTAATATCCTGATGACTCTGGGGAACACGGAGAGCATCAAGCTGTATCTGGCGCATTCGGCCGCCTGTTCCTTTCTTTCCTCCCTCGCGGTCCGGGAAGAACTCAAACGCGGGGATCTGAAAAAAATCCACGTCCGCCAATTGGAAATCCGCCGCTCCTTCCATTTTGCCACCGGGCACGGAGACCACAGCAGAATCAATGAGTTATTCATCAAATTCTGCCGGAATTATTATAACAAAATCTAA
- a CDS encoding prenyltransferase/squalene oxidase repeat-containing protein — protein MFRLLLTSLFLTATLHAAAAEVESAAPGNADTVPIAKIPDVPPAEAGQFDRAFRRGADFLLKSQNKDGSWGDHRVIGTWNILCPYPDGPLTFKTASTALCIAGLNASPLRNEPAVQQAMTRAEDYLIRTMPHLKRGDALCIYNTWAHTYVLDAMSMRAAALDRNSPRYRELMGCARFQVDRLNELASAKGGWGYLTYTGYSRRPAAEPTSFLTGTVLISSWMAGRTFSLSLDGKVFRRALKFLKSQRTPAGTYVYSLGHAFYPGRPINRHTGSLARTPACDYALRLWEPEAVSLRQLIDGLDRLWSRRGWLTMALHKPTPHESFAQNSGYFFYYGYYYSGMCLDMLPPNKVKRHASLLANDILTRQGDDGSWWDYPLYNYHKFYGTGYALYALSRAWDKLYGTPTGPLTTPKSTQP, from the coding sequence ATGTTCCGCCTGCTGCTGACCAGCCTGTTCCTGACGGCCACCCTGCACGCTGCCGCAGCGGAAGTGGAGTCCGCCGCCCCCGGCAATGCGGACACCGTCCCCATCGCCAAAATCCCGGACGTTCCCCCTGCGGAAGCCGGGCAGTTTGACCGGGCGTTCCGCCGTGGCGCGGACTTCCTGCTGAAGAGCCAGAACAAAGACGGCTCCTGGGGTGATCACCGGGTGATCGGCACCTGGAACATCCTCTGCCCCTATCCGGACGGCCCCCTGACGTTTAAAACGGCCAGCACGGCCCTGTGCATCGCGGGGCTGAACGCCAGCCCCCTGCGGAACGAACCGGCCGTGCAGCAGGCCATGACCCGTGCGGAAGATTACCTGATCCGGACGATGCCCCATTTGAAACGGGGGGACGCCCTCTGCATTTACAACACCTGGGCCCACACCTACGTGCTGGACGCCATGAGCATGCGGGCAGCCGCCCTGGACCGGAACAGCCCGCGCTACCGGGAACTGATGGGCTGCGCCCGGTTCCAGGTGGACCGGCTCAATGAACTGGCCTCCGCCAAAGGCGGCTGGGGCTACCTGACCTACACGGGCTACAGCCGGCGGCCCGCGGCGGAACCCACTTCCTTCCTGACGGGAACGGTACTCATCTCCTCCTGGATGGCCGGCAGGACATTCAGTCTTTCCCTGGATGGCAAGGTGTTCCGCCGGGCGCTGAAATTCCTGAAATCCCAGCGGACTCCGGCGGGAACCTACGTTTATTCCCTGGGGCACGCCTTCTATCCCGGGCGTCCCATCAACCGCCATACCGGCAGCCTGGCCCGTACCCCCGCCTGCGATTACGCCCTCAGGCTGTGGGAGCCGGAAGCCGTCTCCCTGCGCCAGCTCATTGACGGGCTGGACCGTCTGTGGAGCCGCCGCGGCTGGCTGACCATGGCCCTTCACAAGCCGACGCCGCATGAAAGTTTTGCCCAGAACTCCGGCTACTTTTTTTATTATGGATATTATTATTCGGGAATGTGTCTGGACATGCTGCCCCCAAACAAGGTAAAACGGCATGCGTCTCTGCTGGCGAACGATATTCTCACCCGGCAAGGCGACGACGGTTCCTGGTGGGACTATCCCCTGTACAATTACCACAAATTCTACGGTACCGGTTATGCCCTGTACGCCCTCTCCCGCGCATGGGACAAGCTCTACGGCACGCCCACCGGGCCACTAACCACGCCCAAATCCACTCAGCCATGA
- a CDS encoding HlyD family efflux transporter periplasmic adaptor subunit gives MKRISLTTAGLLAALLMGVPAMADSIAPGILLPKKNTKSISFSPKGTSDIFLLGIMSQGSSVKKGESVAQADFRILDRSIEDYERTIKSKNLEVLKLRYALDQQKERSAMALQKYQTALTRTEEDQKDFLEKRKARMLAEEEERVNRALRHMSYKQEELNQLTKMYKDDQVAEETEEIILKRLKNELGESEFAVQGAKLVAELAKLRNIHRLGEDYATAVREKQTDLAEAKKQADFDLEQKKIALTEAEVSLRRLQDKYNELKADREMAAFKAPESGILLYGGYVADKWVAIPVAEKLKPGGKLEAFDKIATIVPPDSELIVQATLPDSTATPKVGETVIIKVTNMQIPGVITEASPIPGADGKRRIIITPKVPASQIFAPGLPVQVTIKDQQA, from the coding sequence ATGAAGCGCATATCCCTCACCACCGCCGGCCTTCTGGCCGCCCTCCTCATGGGAGTTCCCGCCATGGCGGACTCCATCGCCCCGGGCATCCTGCTGCCCAAAAAGAATACCAAGTCCATTTCCTTCTCCCCCAAGGGAACCTCAGACATCTTCCTCCTGGGCATCATGTCCCAGGGCAGTTCCGTGAAAAAGGGGGAATCCGTGGCGCAGGCCGACTTCCGCATTCTGGACAGGAGCATTGAGGACTACGAACGCACCATTAAAAGCAAGAACCTGGAAGTGCTGAAACTCCGCTACGCCCTGGACCAGCAGAAGGAACGCTCCGCCATGGCCCTGCAAAAATACCAGACCGCCCTGACGCGCACGGAAGAGGACCAGAAGGACTTTCTGGAAAAGCGGAAGGCCCGCATGCTGGCGGAAGAGGAGGAACGCGTGAACCGGGCCCTGCGCCACATGTCCTACAAGCAGGAGGAGCTGAACCAGCTCACCAAGATGTACAAGGACGACCAGGTGGCGGAAGAAACGGAAGAGATCATCCTGAAGCGCCTGAAAAACGAACTGGGCGAAAGCGAATTTGCCGTGCAGGGGGCCAAGCTCGTCGCGGAACTTGCCAAGCTGCGCAACATCCACCGCCTGGGGGAAGACTACGCCACCGCGGTCAGGGAAAAGCAGACAGACCTGGCGGAAGCCAAAAAACAGGCGGACTTTGACCTGGAACAGAAAAAGATAGCCCTGACGGAAGCGGAAGTTTCCCTGCGCCGCCTCCAGGACAAGTACAATGAACTGAAAGCGGACCGGGAAATGGCCGCCTTCAAGGCGCCGGAAAGCGGCATCCTGCTTTACGGCGGCTACGTGGCGGACAAATGGGTAGCCATTCCGGTGGCGGAAAAACTGAAACCCGGCGGCAAGCTGGAAGCCTTTGATAAAATAGCCACTATCGTCCCCCCTGATTCGGAACTGATCGTTCAGGCTACTCTGCCGGATTCCACCGCCACGCCCAAGGTTGGGGAAACCGTCATCATCAAGGTGACGAACATGCAGATTCCGGGCGTGATCACGGAAGCCAGCCCCATTCCGGGCGCCGACGGCAAGCGGCGCATCATCATCACGCCCAAGGTTCCCGCCAGCCAGATCTTCGCCCCCGGCCTTCCCGTCCAGGTGACGATCAAGGACCAGCAGGCGTAA
- a CDS encoding C39 family peptidase, translating into MRFISSVLSLFSACCLLPAAWGAGDIAPDLKSGAFWNLPQPDLFGKYFNGESGGWVDKGKTQLRIAKPAIKLGKMSLGEMLVHWKEGVPQSMTIMMYNKGDNGAIDKEEFEKRLDHIREALTGLTGVQPKEYRASRREAVVKVNGWSWNWDKGAIALEINTSREGREFEAEFIRLKAGPTEASIARGDTSSRARKADVKQHVRKEGKRVVIHDIPMVDQGQKGYCVVATAARIFAYYGMDYVDQHELASLANSSAEGGTSTKEMAENLKKIGARFQIRIKVLDSLTDARDFRNLLKAYNRAASKLKKEKFEDEYDWPGFWDNADGEVLKLARAGSPSQMDKWLNSIKPYISAGIPVLWSVQLGVVPEPMRISQTRGGHLRLIIGFDEEKKTLIFSDSWGAEHTEKEMPLADAIAITTGRQVMQPSK; encoded by the coding sequence ATGCGCTTCATCTCTTCAGTCCTGTCCCTTTTTTCTGCCTGCTGTCTTCTTCCCGCCGCATGGGGCGCGGGAGACATTGCGCCGGATTTGAAGTCCGGCGCGTTCTGGAATCTGCCGCAGCCGGATTTGTTCGGAAAATATTTTAACGGAGAGTCCGGAGGCTGGGTGGACAAGGGAAAAACCCAGCTGCGGATTGCGAAGCCTGCGATCAAGCTGGGAAAAATGTCCCTGGGGGAAATGCTGGTGCATTGGAAGGAGGGCGTTCCCCAGTCCATGACCATCATGATGTATAACAAGGGGGACAACGGGGCCATTGACAAGGAAGAGTTTGAAAAGCGCCTGGACCATATCCGGGAGGCCCTGACCGGGCTCACCGGAGTGCAGCCCAAGGAATACCGCGCCTCCCGCCGGGAGGCGGTGGTGAAGGTCAACGGCTGGTCCTGGAACTGGGACAAGGGAGCGATTGCCCTGGAGATCAATACGTCCAGGGAGGGCAGGGAATTTGAAGCGGAATTCATTCGGTTGAAGGCCGGCCCCACGGAGGCTTCCATCGCGCGGGGAGACACTTCCTCCCGCGCCAGGAAGGCTGACGTGAAACAGCATGTCAGGAAGGAGGGAAAACGCGTGGTGATCCATGATATTCCCATGGTGGACCAGGGGCAGAAGGGGTATTGCGTGGTGGCTACGGCAGCCCGCATTTTTGCTTATTACGGGATGGATTACGTGGACCAGCATGAACTGGCTTCCCTGGCCAATTCTTCCGCTGAAGGAGGCACCAGCACGAAGGAAATGGCGGAGAACCTGAAAAAGATCGGGGCGCGCTTCCAGATCCGGATCAAGGTGCTGGATTCCCTGACGGATGCCCGGGATTTCAGGAACCTGCTGAAAGCCTACAACCGCGCGGCGTCCAAATTGAAAAAGGAGAAGTTCGAGGATGAATATGACTGGCCCGGCTTCTGGGACAATGCGGACGGGGAAGTGCTGAAACTGGCGCGGGCCGGATCTCCGTCCCAGATGGATAAATGGCTTAATTCCATCAAGCCCTATATCTCGGCGGGCATACCCGTACTGTGGTCCGTGCAGCTTGGAGTGGTTCCGGAACCGATGCGCATTTCCCAGACGCGCGGCGGCCACCTGAGGCTCATCATCGGCTTTGATGAGGAAAAGAAGACGCTGATCTTCTCGGATTCCTGGGGAGCGGAGCACACGGAGAAGGAAATGCCTTTGGCGGACGCCATTGCCATTACGACGGGGCGGCAGGTCATGCAGCCCTCCAAGTAA
- a CDS encoding glycoside hydrolase family 43 protein: protein MTKVLKSLAALCLFCGAAAVSTGETPEKHSSFKPGQIWTDNNGVHINAHGGGILYDKGTYYWYGEHKVEGDAGNYAQVGVHCYSSKDLYNWKDEGIALKVVEGDNSHPIAKGCILERPKVVYNKKTKKYVMWFHLELKGKGYGAAYAGVATADKPTGPFTFLKAGRVNPGKWPANMDKKDQTMKTFKGVPGLTSSALPEGVRSEDMFKKDFEKGQMSRDMTIFVDDNGKAYHIYSSEENSTTHIAELTPDYTGHTGKFVRVFPGRFMEAPAIFKHNGKYYFIASGCTGWAPNAARSAVAKNIAGPWTELKNPCVGPKAGRTFDGQSTYILPVHGKPGKFIFMADIWRPQNAIDGRYLWLPIQFDGDQIKLEWKDEWKLEDM, encoded by the coding sequence ATGACCAAGGTTCTTAAATCACTTGCCGCCCTCTGCCTGTTCTGCGGCGCAGCCGCCGTCTCCACCGGAGAGACCCCGGAAAAACATTCCTCCTTCAAGCCCGGACAAATCTGGACGGACAACAATGGCGTGCACATCAACGCCCACGGCGGCGGCATCCTTTACGACAAAGGCACCTACTACTGGTACGGAGAACACAAGGTGGAGGGAGACGCCGGGAACTACGCCCAGGTGGGCGTGCACTGCTACTCCTCCAAGGACCTGTACAACTGGAAGGATGAGGGCATTGCGTTGAAAGTGGTGGAAGGGGACAACTCCCACCCCATCGCCAAAGGGTGCATCCTGGAACGCCCCAAGGTGGTCTACAATAAAAAGACTAAAAAATACGTGATGTGGTTCCATCTGGAACTCAAGGGGAAGGGCTACGGGGCGGCCTACGCCGGGGTGGCGACGGCTGACAAGCCCACCGGACCGTTCACCTTCCTGAAAGCCGGGCGCGTCAATCCGGGCAAATGGCCCGCGAACATGGACAAGAAGGACCAGACCATGAAAACGTTCAAGGGAGTGCCCGGCCTGACCTCCAGCGCACTGCCGGAAGGAGTGCGTTCCGAGGACATGTTCAAGAAAGACTTTGAAAAAGGCCAGATGAGCCGGGACATGACCATCTTTGTGGACGACAACGGAAAGGCCTACCACATCTATTCCTCGGAAGAAAACAGCACCACGCACATCGCGGAGCTGACGCCGGACTACACCGGGCACACCGGAAAATTCGTGCGTGTCTTCCCGGGGCGTTTCATGGAAGCTCCGGCCATTTTCAAGCACAACGGGAAATACTACTTCATCGCGTCCGGCTGCACGGGCTGGGCGCCCAACGCCGCCCGCAGCGCCGTAGCCAAAAACATCGCCGGACCATGGACGGAGCTCAAAAATCCCTGCGTGGGTCCCAAGGCGGGGAGAACCTTCGATGGCCAGAGCACCTACATCCTGCCCGTGCATGGCAAGCCCGGCAAATTCATCTTTATGGCGGACATCTGGAGGCCCCAGAACGCCATAGACGGCCGCTACCTGTGGCTGCCCATCCAGTTTGACGGAGACCAGATCAAGCTGGAATGGAAGGATGAATGGAAACTGGAAGACATGTAA
- the trxA gene encoding thioredoxin yields the protein MANVFSEANFEDEVLKSDIPVLVDFWATWCGPCRMIAPIIDQLSTELAGKIKVGKVDVDANNGLAATYGVRTIPTLLIIKDGEIMDTMVGASSKDAIMQRLRPFM from the coding sequence ATGGCAAACGTATTTTCTGAAGCAAATTTTGAGGACGAAGTTCTTAAGTCCGACATTCCTGTGCTTGTCGACTTCTGGGCTACATGGTGCGGCCCCTGCCGCATGATCGCCCCGATCATTGACCAGCTCTCCACGGAACTGGCCGGCAAGATCAAAGTGGGCAAAGTGGATGTGGACGCCAATAACGGCCTGGCCGCTACCTACGGCGTGCGTACCATCCCCACGCTCCTGATTATCAAGGATGGGGAAATCATGGACACGATGGTGGGCGCCTCTTCCAAGGACGCCATCATGCAGCGCTTGCGCCCGTTCATGTAA
- a CDS encoding DUF1015 family protein yields the protein MSTLHPFPALRPPRELAAQVSSLPYDVMNHREAKEMAAGNDASFLHICRSDIDMSEAAIHDPETYAKARENLEAFVNKGYLVRDDAPSFYIYRQLMWGRVQTGIVGCASVDEYINGTIKKHELTRREKELDRIEHFDACSAQTEPVFLAYRKHEGLSGIIREWIKFHKPEYDFTTDDGVTHILWPVSDPGTVEAIRKGFEEVDALYIADGHHRTASSAAVSARRRREHPDYTGEEEFNYLMAVVFCDEDLFIMDYNRVVRDLNGLSREEFMEKLQTAFDAVPVETVPGEGYAPRAKHEFGMYLDGRWYSITARPGTFAAGHPIESLDCAILQANLLGPILGIEDPRTSDRIDFVGGIRGLGELERRCASEMTLAFSLYPVTMDDLFRVADAGEIMPPKSTWFEPKLRSGLFVHTIEQ from the coding sequence ATGTCCACGCTCCATCCTTTTCCGGCCCTGCGCCCCCCGCGCGAACTGGCCGCGCAGGTTTCCTCCCTGCCTTACGACGTCATGAACCACCGGGAGGCCAAAGAAATGGCCGCCGGGAATGACGCCTCCTTCCTTCACATCTGCCGCTCTGACATTGACATGAGCGAAGCCGCCATTCATGACCCGGAAACCTATGCCAAGGCCAGGGAAAACCTGGAGGCGTTCGTGAACAAGGGGTATCTGGTGCGGGATGACGCTCCCTCCTTCTACATTTACCGCCAGCTCATGTGGGGCCGCGTGCAGACAGGCATCGTCGGCTGCGCCTCCGTGGACGAATACATCAACGGCACCATTAAAAAACATGAACTGACCCGCCGGGAGAAGGAGCTGGACCGCATTGAACACTTTGACGCCTGTTCCGCGCAGACGGAGCCGGTCTTCCTGGCCTACCGGAAGCACGAGGGCCTTTCCGGCATCATCCGGGAATGGATCAAATTCCATAAGCCGGAATATGATTTCACCACGGATGACGGCGTCACCCATATCCTGTGGCCCGTTTCCGACCCCGGTACGGTGGAAGCCATCCGGAAGGGCTTTGAAGAAGTGGACGCCCTGTACATTGCGGACGGCCACCACCGCACGGCCTCCAGCGCCGCCGTTTCCGCCAGACGCCGCCGGGAACACCCGGACTATACGGGAGAGGAGGAGTTCAATTACCTGATGGCCGTAGTTTTTTGTGATGAAGACCTCTTCATCATGGATTACAACCGTGTGGTGCGCGACCTGAACGGCCTGAGCCGGGAAGAATTCATGGAAAAACTCCAAACCGCCTTTGACGCGGTTCCCGTGGAAACCGTTCCCGGAGAGGGCTACGCGCCCCGCGCCAAACATGAGTTCGGCATGTACCTGGACGGCCGCTGGTATTCCATCACCGCCAGGCCGGGCACTTTCGCTGCCGGCCACCCCATTGAGAGCCTGGACTGCGCCATTCTCCAGGCCAACCTGTTGGGCCCCATCCTGGGGATTGAAGACCCCCGCACGAGCGACCGCATTGACTTTGTGGGCGGCATCCGCGGCCTGGGAGAGCTGGAACGCCGCTGCGCCAGTGAAATGACGCTGGCTTTTTCCCTGTACCCCGTCACCATGGACGACTTGTTCCGCGTGGCGGACGCCGGGGAAATCATGCCGCCCAAGTCCACCTGGTTTGAACCCAAGCTGCGCAGCGGACTGTTCGTCCACACCATTGAACAATAA
- a CDS encoding alanine--glyoxylate aminotransferase family protein, with translation MATKLFIPGPTEVAPEVLAAMSGPMMGHRSKAASALQRRISDNLRRILLTDQEILLSTSSGTGLMEGAVRSCTAKRAAIFSVGAFGDKWYKIATGNGVPADIFKSELGQPTTPEMVDAALATGKYDTICITHNETSTGIQNPVEEIAEVLRKYPDVVWCMDAVSSAAGSRIETDKLGVDVLVTSTQKALALPPGMAVCTLSPKAYERTASVPNRGCYFDLRSIYDTIQKKDYQYTNTPCVSIMYAMDLQLQRIMQEGVENRFARHEAMAEFVRSWADEYFSVFANRDHLSRTLTVISNTRDIDIAALNNMLIERGMQLGNGYGDLKNKTFRIAHMGELTMDDMRSITSNIVDILKLK, from the coding sequence ATGGCAACCAAATTATTCATTCCCGGACCCACTGAAGTAGCACCTGAAGTACTCGCCGCCATGAGCGGCCCGATGATGGGTCACCGCTCCAAGGCCGCTTCCGCCCTGCAGCGCCGCATTTCCGATAATCTGCGCCGCATCCTGCTGACAGACCAGGAAATCCTGCTTTCCACTTCTTCCGGTACGGGCCTGATGGAAGGCGCCGTGCGTTCCTGCACCGCCAAGCGCGCCGCCATTTTTTCCGTGGGCGCCTTTGGCGACAAATGGTACAAGATTGCCACCGGCAACGGCGTTCCCGCAGATATTTTCAAGAGCGAGCTCGGCCAGCCCACCACTCCCGAAATGGTGGACGCCGCCCTGGCGACCGGCAAGTACGATACGATCTGCATCACGCACAATGAAACATCCACCGGCATTCAGAACCCTGTGGAGGAAATTGCGGAAGTGCTCCGGAAGTACCCGGACGTGGTGTGGTGCATGGATGCCGTGAGCTCCGCCGCCGGCTCCCGGATTGAAACGGACAAGCTGGGCGTGGACGTGCTGGTGACTTCCACCCAGAAAGCCCTGGCCCTGCCCCCCGGCATGGCCGTCTGCACGCTGTCCCCGAAGGCTTATGAACGCACTGCCTCCGTTCCCAACCGCGGCTGCTACTTTGACCTGCGTTCCATTTACGACACCATCCAGAAGAAGGATTACCAGTACACGAACACCCCCTGCGTTTCCATCATGTACGCCATGGACCTCCAGCTCCAGCGCATCATGCAGGAAGGCGTGGAAAACCGCTTTGCGCGCCATGAAGCCATGGCGGAATTCGTGCGCTCCTGGGCGGACGAATATTTCAGCGTCTTTGCCAATCGTGACCACCTCTCCCGCACCCTGACGGTGATCAGCAATACCCGGGACATTGACATCGCCGCCCTGAACAATATGCTGATCGAACGCGGCATGCAGCTTGGCAACGGTTACGGAGACCTGAAGAACAAGACCTTCCGCATCGCCCACATGGGTGAGCTGACGATGGATGACATGCGCTCCATCACGTCCAATATCGTGGACATCCTGAAGCTCAAATAA
- a CDS encoding glycoside hydrolase family 43 protein gives MKPLLLTFFAGLAYCLFPVATADAPVRHTSFKPGEIWTDNNGVHINAHGGGILYDKGTYYWYGEHKVEGDAGNRAQVGVHCYSSKDLYNWKDEGIALKVVEGDNSHPIAKGCILERPKVVYNKKTKKYVMWFHLELKGKGYGSAYAGVATATKPTGPFTFLKAGRVNPGKWPANLDKKDRTTEFTKEMPDYVRIIRRDYPGGQMSRDMTIFVDDNGKAYHIYSSEGNITLHIAELTPDYTGHTGKYVRAFVNRYMEAPAICKHNGKYYLIASGCSGWAPNAARSAVAKNIAGPWTELKNPCVGPKAGITFGGQSTYILPVQGKPGKFIFMADIWRPKNAIDGRHMWLPMKWDGDQIILEWKDEWTLKDL, from the coding sequence ATGAAACCGCTTCTACTTACTTTTTTTGCCGGACTGGCCTATTGCCTTTTCCCTGTTGCCACGGCTGACGCCCCCGTCAGGCACACGTCTTTCAAGCCGGGAGAAATCTGGACGGACAACAACGGCGTGCACATCAACGCCCACGGCGGCGGCATCCTTTACGACAAGGGCACCTACTACTGGTACGGGGAGCACAAGGTGGAGGGTGACGCCGGAAACCGCGCCCAGGTAGGCGTGCACTGCTACTCCTCCAAGGACCTGTACAACTGGAAGGATGAGGGCATTGCGTTGAAAGTGGTGGAAGGGGACAACTCCCACCCCATCGCCAAAGGGTGCATCCTGGAACGCCCCAAGGTGGTCTACAACAAAAAGACTAAAAAATACGTGATGTGGTTCCATCTGGAACTCAAGGGGAAGGGTTACGGCTCCGCATACGCCGGGGTGGCGACGGCCACGAAACCCACGGGGCCGTTCACATTCCTGAAAGCCGGGCGCGTCAACCCGGGCAAATGGCCCGCGAACCTGGACAAAAAGGACCGGACGACCGAGTTCACGAAGGAAATGCCCGACTACGTCCGCATCATCCGCAGGGATTACCCGGGAGGCCAGATGAGCCGGGACATGACCATCTTTGTGGACGACAACGGAAAGGCCTACCACATCTACTCTTCGGAAGGCAACATTACCCTGCACATCGCGGAACTGACGCCGGACTACACGGGACATACGGGAAAATATGTCCGGGCCTTCGTCAACCGCTACATGGAAGCCCCGGCCATCTGCAAACACAACGGGAAATACTACCTCATCGCCTCCGGGTGCTCCGGCTGGGCGCCCAATGCCGCCCGCAGCGCCGTAGCCAAGAACATCGCCGGACCGTGGACGGAACTCAAGAACCCCTGCGTGGGGCCAAAAGCCGGCATCACCTTCGGCGGCCAGAGCACCTACATCCTGCCCGTGCAGGGCAAACCCGGCAAATTCATCTTCATGGCGGACATCTGGAGGCCCAAAAACGCCATTGACGGACGGCACATGTGGCTGCCCATGAAATGGGACGGGGACCAGATTATTCTGGAATGGAAGGATGAATGGACGCTGAAAGACCTGTAA